The nucleotide sequence TCATGGAAGAGCAAATTCAAAAGTTAGGGATTGACGTTTCGATAATTATAGTTAATTATAAATCAACAGAATTATTGAGAAACTGTCTTAATTCGATTTATACTTTTACAAAAGATATTTCATTTGAAATTATAGTAGTGGATAATGAATCAATTCCAGGTGAACTTGAAGACGTCACGAAGAAATTCGCCGGGATAAAACTCGTTAAGAATGAACTGAATAAGGGATTCGGAGCGGCAAATAATCAGGGAACGGAACTGGCTGAAGGAAAATATTTATTGTTTCTTAATAATGATACAATTCTTCAGGAGAATTCAATTAAGAAAGTTTTTGATTATGCTGATTCAATCTCAGGTGAGAATATTATAGGTTGCAGACTTCTTAATGAGGATAGATCGATTCAAAAATCTGTTTTTGATTTTCCGACTTTAGCTAATGTATTTACATCAAACTTTTTTCTTTATTTACTGTTTCCTAAATCAAAATACTTCAACAAATATCATCTGATGAATAGCGAGATAAATTCAATTACAGAAGTTGATGTAGTTACAGGTGCATTTCTTTTCACTCCAAAGCAAATCTTCAAAAAGCTTGGTGGATTTGATGAGAGATTTTTTTTCTATATGGATGAAACGGATTTATGCTATCGTTATAAGCAGATGAATGAGAATGTAGTTTACTTTCCTGAAACTTCGCTTATTCATTTGAAAGGGAAATCAGCCGGAGGAGAATCCTGGTTCAAAAATAAATATCAATCAATCTCCACCATTAAATTTTTTCAGAAGCATTTTAAAGGAATGAAATTTTTCTTCGCGATAATTTTTCATTATGCAGGTCTGATTATCCGCATTCCGGTTTTTCTGATCGGTGGAATCTTAATGATGAAAAGAGATTTAGTGAAAAGAAGTTTGTACTATACCCGATTATTTTTTATTTATCCGGCTAATGAGTTTAAAAGCTGAACAATTTAATCATGCTAATCGACAAAAATATATTGATGATTTCGCAGGCACTTTTTCCTCCTGATATCAGGTTAGAAAAAGAAATTAAAAGCCTTAATGAAGCCGGATATAAAATTCTTGTGGTTTGCAATCAGTATGACAAAACACAAAACCCCGCTTTTAAATATTGCGAAATCAAAAGAGTTAACGCACTGTTTAAATCCATAAAACTCAACCGCATAATTAATTTTCCGATCTTTTTTAATCCAAGATATCTGGTTAAAGTTTTTATTTGTATAGTAAGATTTAAACCAGGATTTATTCATGCTCACGATTTACCAATGGTTCCAATTGCTTTGTTGTTCGGAAAGTTGTTCAGACTTCCGGTAATTTTTGACATGCATGAAAACTATCCTGAAGCTTTGAAAGCTTTTGGTAAAACCGGTTTGATAAATTTAATATTTAAGAATTACAAAGCAGCCAGACTTCTTGAAAAGTTTTGTATTAAATATTCAGATGCAATTATTACAGTAGTTGAGGAAAATACAGAGAGACTGTTGAAGCAAGATGTTAATCCGGAAAAAATTTATCTTGTTTCAAACACTGTTGATCTTGATACTTTTGCTATGGAACCGATCGATGAAAAAATCATTGCGAAGTATAATAATTTTATTGTTTTGCTTTATGCCGGCTACGTTACACCTGAAAGAGGTTTGGATGTTGTTGTAAAAGGTATGAGCCGTTTGAAAGAGAAATTTACTAATGTGAAACTCCTGATCATCGGTAATGGAATTACTGTTCCAGTATTAAAAAAAAATTCTGATGAACTGTCACTAAAAAATGTAATCGAGTTCATAGACTGGCCCGGTCACGATAAACTCGCTTCATATTTCAAGGTAACGAAAATATTTATAAGCCCACAGCCTGAATGTGAATTTTGGAATACCACTATTCCGCACAAACTGTTTGAATATATGTCCAAATCAAAACCGGTTTTAGCCGCTGATTCAAAAGCCATTAAACGAATCGTCGATGAAAGTAAGTGCGGATTAACTTATAAAACAGGTGATTCTGAAAATTTTGCTGCTGCGGCAACTGAAATTTTATCTTCAGATAATCTTTTCGGTCAAAATGGATTAAAAGCCGTAAAAGAAAAATATAATTGGAAAACGGATTCAAAGGTATTAATTAGTCTCTATGCGAAAAAATTTTCAGGTTGAGGTAATGAAAATCGTAATTTTTTCTGTTTTAGAATTCATATTTTTGAAGTTCAATTACAGCAGTAGAAATAACACTAAATCTGCATGTCAACAAACATTGGTACTGTGTCGTCCAACTAAATAATTATGATAGAAACATCCTCCAGGAAATACAGTTTCTCGATTGTGATACCTTGTTACAATGAACGGGATAATATCGGAAATTGTTTGGACTCAATTATAAATCAAAACTACGATCATGATTTAATTGATATAGTTATCGTTGATGGACATTCATCTGACGGAACGATTGACAAAGTAAAAAGTTATCAGGAAAAATTTCCTAAGATTACACTACTGGATAATCCTGTAAGAAAAACACCTACCTCATTGAACATTGGAATAAAAGAATCAAAGGGTGAAATAATTGTTATACTTGGAGCGCATGCATCCCTCGATCCGGATTTCATCTATTATAATAATAAGTATCTAACTGAAAGAAATTTGAAAGTTACCGGTGGCACACAAATAAATCTTGGATTCAATCTCACTCAAAAAGCAATTGGGTGGGCAATGGAAAATCCGTTTGGAATGGGAAGCGCGCCTTATCGTTGGAGCAGGAAAGAACAGTTTGTAGATACTGTTGTTTACGCGGCATACAGAAGAGAATTATTTGATGAAATAGGATATTTTGAAGAAAACTTTTCTATAGCGGAGGATGCCGAATTAAACTGGCGTATAAGAAAAGCCGGACACAAAATATTTTTTTCACCTGATATTAAAAGTTATTATCACCCGAGAAAAACTGTTAAAAAGTTTATACAACAAATGTTCAGATACGGAATATTAAGAGTGCACATGTTCAAGAAACATAAATCGGCTGCAAAAATAACTCATCTGATCCCACCAGCTTTTGTATTTACACTTATTATACTTTCGATATTGACGATGCTTTCAATTTTATCGCCTTTGTTCCTGATTATTGTTCTTGGATTTTATTTTTTTGTAAACCTGCTGAGTGTTTCAATCAAATCAACAAAAGAAAATTTTAAATTTATTCCATTAATATCCAGTTTGATATTCGCATTACATTTTTCATGGGGATTGGGTTTTTTAGTTGGATTACTTCTGCCCAGATCAAAAAGGTGGTAAAATAATTCACATTTAATAATAAAAAGTATTTTGAAAACCAGAACACAGAAAATATTAATCTTACTATCCGATTTTGTTTTTATAAACATAGCTTGGTTCGTTTACTATTACATCAGGATTGAAACCGGCTGGTTCAAAGTATTGATAATGCCGGAAATGTACATCACAATGCTTGTTATGTACTTCTACTGGCTGATTATCTTTACTTTTTTCGGTATGTATCGTACGTGGTTTGCTGCTTCCCGCTTCGATGAAATTTCAACTTTATTTAAAACGACATTCATTGGTATTTTCATTTTATTCTTCCCGATATTCATAAGTGATTACTTAGAAGGCACAGAATCGAGCTACCGGATTCTGATATTCATTTATTGGAGTTTTCTTTTTGTATTCGTCTTAATCGGAAGATTAGCGATCAGAAGTTTCCAGCGAGCATTGCTTATCAAAGGTATCGGCAGAAGAACTGCGGTGATTGTCGGTTTCAATTCAAGAG is from Ignavibacteriota bacterium and encodes:
- a CDS encoding glycosyltransferase family 2 protein, whose amino-acid sequence is MEEQIQKLGIDVSIIIVNYKSTELLRNCLNSIYTFTKDISFEIIVVDNESIPGELEDVTKKFAGIKLVKNELNKGFGAANNQGTELAEGKYLLFLNNDTILQENSIKKVFDYADSISGENIIGCRLLNEDRSIQKSVFDFPTLANVFTSNFFLYLLFPKSKYFNKYHLMNSEINSITEVDVVTGAFLFTPKQIFKKLGGFDERFFFYMDETDLCYRYKQMNENVVYFPETSLIHLKGKSAGGESWFKNKYQSISTIKFFQKHFKGMKFFFAIIFHYAGLIIRIPVFLIGGILMMKRDLVKRSLYYTRLFFIYPANEFKS
- a CDS encoding glycosyltransferase family 4 protein; the protein is MISQALFPPDIRLEKEIKSLNEAGYKILVVCNQYDKTQNPAFKYCEIKRVNALFKSIKLNRIINFPIFFNPRYLVKVFICIVRFKPGFIHAHDLPMVPIALLFGKLFRLPVIFDMHENYPEALKAFGKTGLINLIFKNYKAARLLEKFCIKYSDAIITVVEENTERLLKQDVNPEKIYLVSNTVDLDTFAMEPIDEKIIAKYNNFIVLLYAGYVTPERGLDVVVKGMSRLKEKFTNVKLLIIGNGITVPVLKKNSDELSLKNVIEFIDWPGHDKLASYFKVTKIFISPQPECEFWNTTIPHKLFEYMSKSKPVLAADSKAIKRIVDESKCGLTYKTGDSENFAAAATEILSSDNLFGQNGLKAVKEKYNWKTDSKVLISLYAKKFSG
- a CDS encoding glycosyltransferase family 2 protein; protein product: MIETSSRKYSFSIVIPCYNERDNIGNCLDSIINQNYDHDLIDIVIVDGHSSDGTIDKVKSYQEKFPKITLLDNPVRKTPTSLNIGIKESKGEIIVILGAHASLDPDFIYYNNKYLTERNLKVTGGTQINLGFNLTQKAIGWAMENPFGMGSAPYRWSRKEQFVDTVVYAAYRRELFDEIGYFEENFSIAEDAELNWRIRKAGHKIFFSPDIKSYYHPRKTVKKFIQQMFRYGILRVHMFKKHKSAAKITHLIPPAFVFTLIILSILTMLSILSPLFLIIVLGFYFFVNLLSVSIKSTKENFKFIPLISSLIFALHFSWGLGFLVGLLLPRSKRW